In Ictalurus punctatus breed USDA103 chromosome 3, Coco_2.0, whole genome shotgun sequence, the following are encoded in one genomic region:
- the dld gene encoding delta-like protein D: protein MGRLMIAAILCAMLSQILCSGVFELKLQEFLNKKGITANTNCCKGGSSSAIQQCECKTFFRICLKHYQANVSPEPPCTYGGITTPVLGSNSFQVPESVSDSTFTNPVRFPFGFTWPGTFSLIIEALHTDSTEDLSTENPERLISRMTTQRHLTVGEEWSHDLQVAGKTELKYSYRFVCDEHYYGEGCSVFCRPRDDAFGHFTCGERGEIICNSGWKGQYCTEPICLPGCDEEHGFCDKPGECKCRVGFSGKYCDDCIRYPGCLHGTCQQPWQCNCQEGWGGLFCNQDLNYCTHHKPCQNGATCTNTGQGSYTCACKPGFTGASCEIEVNECSDSPCRNGGSCTDLENTYSCTCPSGFYGRNCELSAMTCADGPCFNGGRCADNPDGGYFCQCPMGYAGFNCEKKIDHCSSNPCSNGAQCLDLVDSYLCQCLEGFTGTHCDDNIDECAGHPCHNGGTCQDGVNEYTCTCPPGYTGKNCSLPMNKCAHNPCHNGATCHERDNRYVCACIPGYGGRNCQFLLPENPQGQPVVEGPDKRYSDDDEDNVFPWTAVCAGIILVLLLLLGCAVLAVYIRIKLQQRSQQADSHIESETMNNLTNNCGREKDLTVSIIGTTQVKNTNKKVDFQSDATGVEKKGYKSRYSLVDYNLVHELKREDFGKEDLEKNDVKCEALDSDSEEKHRKHFKSETSEKSPEAACKDTKYQSVFVISDEKDECIIATEV, encoded by the exons ATGGGGCGACTTATGATAGCTGCCATCCTTTGTGCCATGCTAAGCCAG atttTATGCTCTGGGGTTTTTGAGTTGAAGTTGCAAGAGTTTCTCAATAAGAAAGGAATAACGGCCAACACTAACTGCTGTAAAGGAGGATCCTCATCAGCGATTCAGCAGTGCGAATGCAAAACCTTTTTCAGGATTTGCCTTAAGCATTACCAGGCCAATGTATCCCCGGAGCCTCCGTGCACATATGGCGGAATTACTACTCCTGTTCTCGGATCAAACTCATTTCAAGTTCCTGAATCTGTTTCAGACAGCACCTTCACCAACCCAGTTCGCTTCCCTTTTGGATTTACATGGCCG GGAACATTTTCACTCATTATTGAGGCACTGCACACAGACTCTACTGAGGATTTATCAACCG AAAACCCGGAACGTTTGATCAGTCGTATGACCACCCAGAGACACCTGACGGTCGGAGAAGAATGGTCTCACGATCTACAAGTGGCTGGGAAAACAGAGTTGAAGTACTCGTACAGATTTGTGTGTGATGAACATTACTATGGAGAAGGCTGCTCCGTGTTTTGCCGTCCGCGAGACGACGCTTTTGGCCACTTCACGTGCGGAGAGCGCGGAGAGATCATCTGTAATTCCGGATGGAAAGGACAATACTGCACAGAGC CAATCTGCCTCCCTGGGTGTGATGAGGAGCATGGATTTTGTGACAAACCTGGTGAATGCAA ATGCAGGGTGGGCTTCAGTGGAAAATACTGTGACGATTGTATCCGCTACCCTGGTTGCTTACATGGTACCTGCCAGCAGCCATGGCAGTGCAACTGTCAAGAGGGCTGGGGAGGCCTCTTCTGCAACCAAG ATCTTAATTACTGTACACACCACAAACCATGCCAGAATGGGGCCACTTGCACAAACACTGGTCAAGGCAGCTACACATGTGCCTGCAAGCCTGGTTTCACTGGGGCAAGCTGTGAGATTGAGGTTAACGAGTGCTCTGACAGCCCCTGCAGAAATGGAGGAAGCTGCACT GATCTTGAGAACACATATAGCTGCACCTGTCCTTCTGGCTTCTATGGAAGAAACTGTGAGCTGAGTGCCATGACTTGTGCTGATGGCCCCTGCTTCAATGGTGGACGGTGTGCTGACAATCCTGACGGAGGATACTTCTGTCAGTGTCCCATGGGCTACGCTGGTTTTAATTGTGAAAAGAAGATTGATCATTGTAGTTCAAATCCATGCTCAAATG GTGCCCAGTGTCTAGACCTTGTGGACTCCTATCTCTGCCAATGTCTAGAGGGGTTTACAGGCACACACTGTGATGACAATATTGATGAGTGTGCTGGCCACCCCTGTCACAATGGAGGAACATGCCAAGATGGAGTCAATGAGTACACCTGTACCTGCCCACCTGGATACACTGGCAAGAACTGCAGCCTGCCTATGAATAAGTGTGCGCATAACCCTTGTCACAATGGAGCTACTTGTCATGAACGGGATAATCGCTATGTGTGTGCCTGCATTCCTGGGTATGGAGGACGTAACTGCCAATTTTTGCTCCCTGAAAATCCTCAAGGACAGCCTGTTGTAGAGGGACCTGATAAAAGGTACTCTGACGATGACGAGGACAACGTATTTCCATGGACAGCAGTCTGTGCTGGGATTATTTTGGTGCTTTTGCTCCTGCTTGGGTGTGCTGTTCTAGCCGTGTACATCCGCATAAAACTGCAGCAGAGAAGCCAGCAAGCTGATAGTCACATTGAAAGTGAGACTATGAACAACTTGACCAACAACTGCGGTCGAGAGAAGGATCTGACCGTCAGCATTATAGGCACTACGCAGGTGAAGAATACCAACAAGAAGGTGGACTTTCAGAGTGATGCCACGGGTGTAGAAAAGAAAGGTTACAAGTCTCGCTATTCATTAGTGGATTACAATCTTGTTCATGAGCTTAAGCGGGAGGACTTTGGAAAAGAGGACTTGGAGAAAAACGATGTAAAATGCGAGGCTCTTGACTCTGACtcagaagaaaaacacagaaaacattttaaaag TGAGACATCAGAGAAAAGTCCAGAAGCTGCATGCAAAGACACAAAGTATCAGTCTGTCTTTGTAATATCAGATGAAAAGGATGAATGTATTATTGCAACTGAG gtATAA
- the fam120b gene encoding constitutive coactivator of peroxisome proliferator-activated receptor gamma isoform X2: MGVKGLQYFMETCYPETCIHVELRQLAAVHAEAHPDIMPTVVVDGMACLRYWYQCQAWVHGGQWQEYMHFLHKFVDAFTMIGLRLVFFFDGTIEEQKRAEWVKRRLRVNQDIARIFNYIKNRHQQPDREMFCLPSGLSIFSMFALKSLGQETCCSVREGDYEIAEYALCNNCIGILGQDTDFVIYDTVPYMSIAKFQVENMTTVQYSREKLCHILKLQKSDLPLLACILGNDIVPENQLQSLRKTALTLYGKKHQGDKVHTAAEFIKSHRLNSDVACSISSLPLSKVDMEVVEKGIQSYLLPGQTSPWLDRSQPSPELVCVLEKYLNKDILQAAKEKHIRAESFLIYNILQNGVVECSNTLEDEELGLPPQAILYQPLREHIYSIVLPRSYGEILFVKEWFVFPRNPLKEPKKVAPKPLNLPEGTPDLTTLWFGNDSEVTSVQVSTFLAVFDLQDFTEDLKSFDTPLVAVICLVTYIAIQAKHFSLEDIDAYLSQAVCIRYKSYTDLQRTREMKWHRCIIPQVNDLLTRLRVAVNVNLCPQALS, from the exons ATGGGGGTGAAAGGCTTACAGTACTTTATGGAGACTTGTTACCCAGAGACTTGCATACACGTGGAATTGAGACAGTTGGCTGCAGTCCATGCTGAAGCCCATCCTGACATAATGCCTACTGTGGTGGTGGATGGAATGGCCTGTTTGAGGTACTGGTATCAGTGTCAAGCCTGGGTTCATGGTGGTCAGTGGCAAGAGTACATGCATTTTCTGCACAAATTTGTGGATGCATTTACAATGATAGGCTTAAGATTGGTCTTCTTCTTTGATGGAACCATAGAGGAACAGAAGAGAGCAGAATGGGTGAAAAGACGCCTGAGAGTCAATCAAGACATAGCCAGAATATTTAACTACATTAAGAATCGGCATCAGCAACCAGATAGAGAAATGTTCTGCCTCCCCTCAGGACTGTCCATCTTCTCCATGTTTGCACTAAAATCTCTTGGTCAAGAAACATGTTGTTCTGTTCGTGAAGGGGACTACGAGATTGCTGAATATGCACTCTGTAACAACTGTATAGGTATTCTTGGTCAGGATACAGACTTTGTCATTTATGACACAGTTCCATATATGTCCATTGCTAAATTCCAAGTAGAAAATATGACCACAGTGCAGTACTCCAGAGAAAAGCTGTGTCACATCCTGAAGCTTCAAAAATCTGATCTTCCTTTACTGGCGTGCATTCTGGGTAACGACATTGTGCCAGAGAATCAACTGCAGAGTCTCCGTAAAACTGCTTTGACCTTGTATGGGAAAAAACACCAGGGTGACAAAGTCCACACAGCAGCGGAGTTCATAAAAAGCCATCGTCTAAACAGTGATGTAGCATGTAGCATCTCCTCACTACCTTTATCCAAAGTTGATATGGAGGTTGTTGAAAAGGGAATCCAGTCATATCTTCTCCCAGGACAAACTTCACCTTGGTTAGATCGAAGCCAACCTTCCCCAgagctggtgtgtgtgctggaaaAGTACCTGAACAAAGATATCTTACAG GCAGCAAAAGAGAAGCACATTCGAGCAGAGAGTTTTTTGATCTATAATATCCTCCAAAATGGGGTGGTGGAATGCAGCAATACGCTGGAAGATGAGGAACTTGGACTGCCACCACAGGCTATTTTATACCAACCACTTAGAGAACATATCTACAGTATTGTCCTGCCTC GTTCTTATGGTGAAATCTTGTTTGTGAAGGAATGGTTTGTTTTTCCCAGAAATCCACTTAAAGAACCGAAAAAAGTGGCTCCAAAGCCTCTAAACCTTCCAG AGGGAACTCCTGACCTTACGACCCTTTGGTTTGGAAATGACTCAGAGGTGACAAGTGTCCAAGTGTCCACTTTCCTGGCTGTTTTTGACCTACAGGACTTTACTGAAGATCTGAAATCGTTTGACACTCCTTTGGTAGCTGTGATATGTCTTGTAACATACATAGCTATTCAG GCTAAACACTTTTCCCTAGAAGACATAGATGCATATCTAAGTCAAGCCGTGTGTATCAGATATAAGTCCTACACAGACCTGCAACGCACGAGG GAGATGAAATGGCACAGATGCATCATCCCACAGGTGAATGATCTGCTCACAAGGTTAAGAGTTGCCGTTAATGTTAATCTGTGCCCCCAGGCCTTGTCTTAG
- the fam120b gene encoding constitutive coactivator of peroxisome proliferator-activated receptor gamma isoform X1 produces MGVKGLQYFMETCYPETCIHVELRQLAAVHAEAHPDIMPTVVVDGMACLRYWYQCQAWVHGGQWQEYMHFLHKFVDAFTMIGLRLVFFFDGTIEEQKRAEWVKRRLRVNQDIARIFNYIKNRHQQPDREMFCLPSGLSIFSMFALKSLGQETCCSVREGDYEIAEYALCNNCIGILGQDTDFVIYDTVPYMSIAKFQVENMTTVQYSREKLCHILKLQKSDLPLLACILGNDIVPENQLQSLRKTALTLYGKKHQGDKVHTAAEFIKSHRLNSDVACSISSLPLSKVDMEVVEKGIQSYLLPGQTSPWLDRSQPSPELVCVLEKYLNKDILQAAKEKHIRAESFLIYNILQNGVVECSNTLEDEELGLPPQAILYQPLREHIYSIVLPRSYGEILFVKEWFVFPRNPLKEPKKVAPKPLNLPEGTPDLTTLWFGNDSEVTSVQVSTFLAVFDLQDFTEDLKSFDTPLVAVICLVTYIAIQAKHFSLEDIDAYLSQAVCIRYKSYTDLQRTRVPQVDPRAVHLGSLFVRGLTYLIAANSACGFPFAMNEIMPWKIFDGLLFHSKYLQTQGGASKEELLEGNPAWISLFLTLRDLVLKACRRHGSTILSFPCRLQHGRPMDGESHRECEPQSLSTSDSYYRQQSRGPAFHMQGHGYRPRLRTRHSNRRRYYLAPRWPRQQS; encoded by the exons ATGGGGGTGAAAGGCTTACAGTACTTTATGGAGACTTGTTACCCAGAGACTTGCATACACGTGGAATTGAGACAGTTGGCTGCAGTCCATGCTGAAGCCCATCCTGACATAATGCCTACTGTGGTGGTGGATGGAATGGCCTGTTTGAGGTACTGGTATCAGTGTCAAGCCTGGGTTCATGGTGGTCAGTGGCAAGAGTACATGCATTTTCTGCACAAATTTGTGGATGCATTTACAATGATAGGCTTAAGATTGGTCTTCTTCTTTGATGGAACCATAGAGGAACAGAAGAGAGCAGAATGGGTGAAAAGACGCCTGAGAGTCAATCAAGACATAGCCAGAATATTTAACTACATTAAGAATCGGCATCAGCAACCAGATAGAGAAATGTTCTGCCTCCCCTCAGGACTGTCCATCTTCTCCATGTTTGCACTAAAATCTCTTGGTCAAGAAACATGTTGTTCTGTTCGTGAAGGGGACTACGAGATTGCTGAATATGCACTCTGTAACAACTGTATAGGTATTCTTGGTCAGGATACAGACTTTGTCATTTATGACACAGTTCCATATATGTCCATTGCTAAATTCCAAGTAGAAAATATGACCACAGTGCAGTACTCCAGAGAAAAGCTGTGTCACATCCTGAAGCTTCAAAAATCTGATCTTCCTTTACTGGCGTGCATTCTGGGTAACGACATTGTGCCAGAGAATCAACTGCAGAGTCTCCGTAAAACTGCTTTGACCTTGTATGGGAAAAAACACCAGGGTGACAAAGTCCACACAGCAGCGGAGTTCATAAAAAGCCATCGTCTAAACAGTGATGTAGCATGTAGCATCTCCTCACTACCTTTATCCAAAGTTGATATGGAGGTTGTTGAAAAGGGAATCCAGTCATATCTTCTCCCAGGACAAACTTCACCTTGGTTAGATCGAAGCCAACCTTCCCCAgagctggtgtgtgtgctggaaaAGTACCTGAACAAAGATATCTTACAG GCAGCAAAAGAGAAGCACATTCGAGCAGAGAGTTTTTTGATCTATAATATCCTCCAAAATGGGGTGGTGGAATGCAGCAATACGCTGGAAGATGAGGAACTTGGACTGCCACCACAGGCTATTTTATACCAACCACTTAGAGAACATATCTACAGTATTGTCCTGCCTC GTTCTTATGGTGAAATCTTGTTTGTGAAGGAATGGTTTGTTTTTCCCAGAAATCCACTTAAAGAACCGAAAAAAGTGGCTCCAAAGCCTCTAAACCTTCCAG AGGGAACTCCTGACCTTACGACCCTTTGGTTTGGAAATGACTCAGAGGTGACAAGTGTCCAAGTGTCCACTTTCCTGGCTGTTTTTGACCTACAGGACTTTACTGAAGATCTGAAATCGTTTGACACTCCTTTGGTAGCTGTGATATGTCTTGTAACATACATAGCTATTCAG GCTAAACACTTTTCCCTAGAAGACATAGATGCATATCTAAGTCAAGCCGTGTGTATCAGATATAAGTCCTACACAGACCTGCAACGCACGAGG GTTCCTCAGGTGGACCCAAGGGCTGTTCACCTTGGTTCCCTCTTTGTACGGGGCCTAACCTATCTGATTGCTGCCAATAGTGCCTGTGGTTTTCCTTTTGCAATGAATGAGATCATGCCTTGGAAAATCTTTGATGGCTTGCTGTTCCATTCTAAGTACCTACAAACACAAGGAGGAGCTTCTAAGGAGGAGCTTCTAGAGGGCAAT CCTGCATGGATATCACTATTTCTCACACTTCGAGATCTGGTGCTCAAAGCCTGCAGAAGACATGGTTCTACTATCCTTAGTTTTCCATGCAGACTTCAGCATG GGAGGCCCATGGATGGAGAGTCTCACAGAGAATGTGAACCCCAATCCCTTAGCACCTCAGACAGCTACTACAGACAGCAATCCAGGGGTCCAGCCTTCCACATGCAAG GACATGGTTATAGACCAAGGTTAAGAACAAGACACTCTAATAGAAGAAGGTATTACCTTGCACCAAG ATGGCCTCGGCAGCAAAGCTAA